The nucleotide window GGGCAGAAACAGACAAAAACACAAACATagcattttaatattttgaatcctcGTTCAAGTTATCTTTTAATGGAAATGGACCTGCATAATCAATTCGAGTAAATTGAAAAGGTAATGCTATTTTTACTCTATGATCAGATAAATTGAACATTGGATATGTAGCAAATGTTGGGttaaatttaaaacaagttATGCATTGTTTATATACCCTATTTGTCAAGTTGCGACCAGGCCAATAGAACAATATGTTGGCCTTATGGATGCCAACAATAATTGGCTTGGGTGtaataatatgtatataaatagtAGTTTTgagaaaatgtattttgaaagtGGAAAGTTATGTAAATCTTAATCTACCTCCTACatgtaatataatatttccGTCAAAAAATGTTGcgaaattgttaaatttatattttgatcgTAATTGCTTCTTTGATTCTAGAATGGCTACTCCTTCATTCTGATTGTGCTTTTCTAATTAATGTGACACTGGCATGATTTAATTCTGGGCGTGTTAGAGGACCGACTGATCTGTcctctttctttttttgtatgttaaaaataaatctggGACAATAgcaagttatattttttatattttcgctACTATAATTACTGGACTAAGACCAAGTGGGTCATATATTTGGGATATAATAGAGAATTTGTCTATTAGTAATAGAGAAGATTCGAGAACAAGAAATGTTTATgttgtattttaaaatatcttgtttaCTATCCTATTGAACACCTAGGGTTTTGAAACATTCAGATTCAGCTAAATTCAAACTCTTGTTAGAAATATCTTGAGTATGAATGTTTTGTATACtatacaatttgaaaataatattaatacatCTAGTTTGCAGTTCATTGATATCAATGGAACCTGTTAGTGAGTCATGCACATAAAAGTCTGATAAAATcgtaaaatgtattaaaatttgCCAGAACATTTTTAACACGTCAGCTGAAACGACATATTAATTTTGTAGAGCCTAACTAGTATATCAAagatgttattttgaattttgggAAAGTGGTTTCTTTGAATAAAGTTTCATAAAGAAGGTCATCTTCAGATATTCAAATAGGTTCATTGATCTCAGTAAGGTCCCagaatttttgtaattgataATCCTCGGATATATTTTTAGAGAGATAGCAAATagacatttttattaaacttgaaATTAATCCGGAAATGATCCAGCATAACTTTGTGTTTTGTAAAATGGGTCGATTTTACCTAGAGTCCTTTTGACTTCTAATAAAAGGTTCCAAAAGATAGTGACCCAATAATCATGTCGATTTGACTAGGTAAATTGAATTCAGGATCGGTTAGATTAAGGTTATCTGGAATATTGATTGAGGAAATATCAACTTTCGatgtaggagcccccagacTTGAATGACGGGGCTTAGCTTTGGCCAACGCTGGGATACTcggccttggcaaaccaataatggcccaagcctggttgaagtcAGGGTAACCCGACCTCGGCAATCCTAAGTCAGCCAGGCTGGGCAGaactctgaataactatataaagttttgttctaatatcttatccataatagatatctccacattaaaagtaatagttttttataaataaaattcctttatgcataaaagacaatgaaaaatagaataataaaaaatagtatcatttctttatatgtgtaggtaattatttaactaatatttttatatgcaTTAATTAATAGAGtgcattgataaaatttttttcataaaactataattttattaacaatgtattaaaaatctatttttacaagcaaccagcCTGGCCCAGGGTTgcagaccagtcttgggtttatctgTTATCTAGGTAATCAGGCTTGGTTCAGACTTGCAAAACAGGCAGTATTTAGGCAGAATCTATCATTGATTAGCAATAGGTTATAAATTAAGGTCCCTCATTTGTTGTTGCTAATCGCTAGTACGTTTTGTTCAAACATTGCCAATAGGAGGTAGGATTTGCCTTGACGTTGCTAATGTATGTTTTGTTTACACATATATTATTGCATCATCTTGTGAGTCGTgcatttctgttttatttttcgcGTGGTGTagtctttattattattattcattctaATATGAATActgatttgaaatttccaacaaattttCGCCATGAAATGGTAAatcaatcgtaaaaaaaacagTGCTAGACATTAAGTCTAGTGAAGAATGTATTCAGTGGATATCAGAATTTTCTGCTGAAACTAATACTTTTTCTATTAATGATAatgagtttgaacattttctaGATGCACTACGAGAACAACATACTAAGTTTGGTACATGTGAAGTACTTTGGAACAGATATTTGAAAAGGCTGGATAaagctaaaacaaaaaatagttggGATACATTTTTAAGTACGTGCGGTAGTACATTTGGCCTAAGCAATCGAGCTGGTGCTTCAATAAGAGTTCAGCCGATGTCCATCTCCAAAAGGAAACCAGGTGTAACTAGAGGTAGTAAGCGTCGACCAGCAACTGGTGAAAAACACACTCAAAAAGGACAAGAAATCTCGctttcaatgtaaataaaaatgtaccaaatgCGAAGTCGCActaaacataaaaatgttactgtaataattttaaatattttgtataaataataaagccTGTATTGTTCCTTTTAGAATATCTTTTCTTTTCTATCAGCAAGCTCATGAATGAACGTGCACatgtttatataaaacataCCGCTGATTAGCAACGTCAAGGCAAATCCTACCTCCTATTGGCAATAGTGCGTATAGTATTCCTAGGGAGACAAAATCTACCCGCGATTAGCAATGTTTGTACAAAACGTACCATCGATTAGCAACAACAAATGAGAGACCTGAATTTTGCTAATCAATGGTAGATTCTGCCTAAATGCAACCAGACAAGGGACATTGTTATCACCCCAGAGTCtcaccaagtctgggccaataatGTCATCCAAGCTAGGACCAGAGTTGTACATGCTTTGCCTATACTATACTACTATAATAATGTATTGTGTTTTCGTCTGCATTTCCTACAGAAACCTAAATTGCTCTTTCTTTTGAATGTCCTATTCTCAGACAGTTTGAACATAACTGTAGTTCTTTTACCTTGTCCCATCTTTCATTGATGCTCGAGTATCATTTAGATAGGTATTCGAATCAATTGTTGACATAAAATTCTTTCTAAATTCTAACGAAAGTGTGAATAAGTGAAGCTGTACTTTTCTTggaatatgaattttaatttatcatattttacaGTATTCTGACACACGTGTCCTCTCTTATAGTTTTATACAGTGACTGCCTGGCACGATCattacatttatacatattttataagTTTCAATATTTGTCTTAGAATTGAGTCCTGTCTCGAAACGACTAGGCGAACATTGGTTATTTATCGCAGACCATTGAAATTGCCATAGACGTGATGAATTTTggtaaacatttcaaaatatttttctgttttttaattccatttaGTCAAAGCTTTTCGAAGCAAACGCTTACATCTGTATACAGTTTTTGGGGTATTATATGACAAGTTTTGATATTTCCATTGACATTGAGTCCTGTCGCAAAAGTACTAGGCGATCGTTAGTTATTTATCACAGACCAGTGAAATCACCGGAGGCGTGACGAGTTTTAGTaaacattagaaaatatttttctctttcttttatATCGAATATATTACGATTTTCATTTACATTCAGTTAAAGCTTTACAaagcaaattttcatatttgtgcGCGGTTTTTTGGGGTAGTATAAGACCAGTTTCGATATATCTATTTGCCCCGGAGAACGACCGGCCTATCTAAAGTTATATGTGATCGACATCCCCTTTGCCACCTACAATGAAACTATGAACTATAATATGTCCATCAAAAATTGAGTCCTATATCAAGAGAACTAGGCGAACGTTGGTAATTTTTTACTACAGACCATTGAAAACACCTAAGACGTGATGGGTTTTGGTAAACATTACAAATTTGTGTGattaaattaactaaattacaacttcttttaaattttgggaatcgttaaaatttaatattcaattaacaaatttttaattagaaatttaaaatcaaCTTCCAATATGGCCAGAAATCTATCAAAGAAAACCAATACACAATTTTGGAtcgtaattaataaaaacaatacaccttataatattttattagaaattattattaagtcaATAATTACTGTTGATTCATAAGTTCTAGCTGAGCTGCGGCAACACTCTTCATGCCTTCTTGTACAGTACTCAGGTTACCTCTCCACGAATGGAGTAAATCGCGCAATTGTTGCCATTGTGCTCTTCCAAAAGTTCTGTGCATTGTACTTGATACAAATACTTTTTTGGCAGACTGGTCCATTCTTGCACGCACTAATTTCGTTTTTAAAACTGAAAGAGATAAAATCACCTTAATTATAATTTCTCGGTCTAAGTCTCAATCaaactactactactactactaaatCACACTAAATTCAAATACTTCACTCTATTCTAGTACTTTAGCTTGTTGTGGTTTGGTTACCCTAAGTATCAAAGCAAATacgaaatacaaaaattaaaattttcaatcaataattcaTTGAATTAAATGACCATGTGACAAAAACCAcgttacaaataatttaacttcAAAAATGTTGGGATTTTTTGCCATAAAGACTTGAAACGAGGTTGAcgcaaaaaatggaaaaactctATAGGTAATCgtaacaataaagaaaaactcATTACAAAGTTTGAATAATCTATCTCTATGATATTCTAATGTGTCCTACAGAGATAGTTGgttgaagtattttttcaattaaagaaTAATTTGGTGATCTGAGAAGCCAATGGATCGCACCAtgtgaagaaattattaaaactattttccaaataattttgcATTTATTGTAACCAAAGCAGTGGTCTAACTGGAATCAAATTTCCTAAACGTTAACAAGAAGTAATTAAAGGACTTTTCAGAAACCATGATCGGGACAACCCGAAGCATTAATACTATCACAAAacactgaaaattattttaattaatttaattaattattatttcccagacgatgaatacataagtattcgaaagctcggaaaatgtattaaaatgaaTCCATTTTGGTGTTTCGTTGCCACGTCCCCAAAAAGAAATCGCTCTTATatctcttctgtttaaaaattagttttttcaataattattaaaaaaactaattttgaagagacctaaaatcaagaacatttagaaacataaacatatcaaaaggtcaaagaaataagaaattaaagaaatatatatattaatatatatgaattgcaaagaagtctttgccagctatattatgagtagtttttttattgggaacgaggcaaggaaacaccaaagtggactaacttcaatatattttccgagcattcgaatatttatgtattcatcgcctgggaaataattaattaagatttccggtgattttgatattattaaagcttgtaaaaatttttattctcatggaattcaaaattcaatattgaatgGAACGTAGCAACAAAACACCaaactaactttaatatattttccaggctttcgaatacttatgtatattgaaattatggcaaatacaatataagaaatatgtataaatgtataacaatgataaaattttactaattattaataaataatcaattaagattttcggtggttttggaTAGTATCAAcgtttgtataaattttcaaacttatagaatttaaaattcaaattgactttgataGAAATCATGATTAATTGAAACATTGaatctggttactataggaatttttattaattgttaattGGCTAGATTATGAATGCCggtgaatttttataggttagatgaGGATAAGTCGTAGTGAATGAAGTtaaatattgattggtaaatttatggataacattaaatttcaataggttaggtcgttatgaatgtagttgaatattcattggctagaatataaatgacaataaattttataggttaggtcgttacacgtgaagttgaaatttataggttaggtgaggttagttggttttTAATAGCGtcgaatttttatagaatatgttttttcataatctaaggttatttaaatcagttttcttattaatgcattgattattttgagcaatatatgttgtttctaaacatatattgcccaaaatttTCTACTACGAATTTTTGACGTACCATCATGtactttgaaattgttttttgtcttgCTTCtacatttattctttatttttatcaacattACATCATTAGCATAAAATAAGCATTGATGACTTGTTAAATATCATGCTCTATTTGCTGATACTGGTCCTTCTTATTATACATTCCAAAGCTAGATTATTTAGTACCGTTGATAGGGGGTCCCCTTGACTCAATCCTTGTTATGATTTGAAAGTTTCCCCTTTCTTGTTATCAGTTTTGTATCCTCTAACGTCATTTTCGAATTGGTCGAATTAGtttgtttggaatttttaattttcataatatttggaTTAACTTTTTTCTGTTACACTATCATAAGCTCTTGTGAAATCAACAAAAAGGATCTCATATTAATAACAGCCAGTAATCAGCTGTTTTATCATAACAATTTGGTCGGATGTTCCTATGCCTTTTCTAAACCCTCCTTGATACTCTCCTAACAATTTTTCtgcatattttcttttcaaaattgatgCGAATATTTTGTATGTGACGTCTAGTAAGGCTATTCCTCTATAATTTTGATACAAtgttttgtattcttttttgtaaatgggtaatataatgatttttctcCGTGCTTCTGGCATTTTCTCGGTTTTCCAAATCTAagaaagtaaattgaaaatttcttctttaaGCTATTCACCTTaatcttttatttcttcttttgttaCTCCATTATGTGCGggacttttattgtttttcatcttatttctCACTTCTTCAACTTCTTCTCTGTTCTGTAAAGCCTTAAGTTGACTTTGAAGGTTTTTTCATTTGCTATTTCTTCGAGTGCATTTTAATTTCTGTCATTTTTcacattaaatatttcttcaaaatattattttcatcttttagttttttcttcttcatcaccaaaaggcttccttcttttataaatatagtaGATTATCGTTTTGTATTGTTATGCATTTAACATCtttgtaaaactttttaaatttccttCCTTTGATATTCTCCCTCTATAGTTTTTTTTGGTCTTCTAAAGATTCTCTTTTTGTCAACCTACATAGTTTCTTCGCtaattttctttgattgttATATTCTCATCTCTATTCTgcaacatttttttgttgaacTTCATGGATAAGCTTCACCAACTAAAAGTTGATTATGTTGAAACTATGCTATCTGCATGAGCacaaatacataaattatttgttgacAATCTGCATTTTCTCATATGAAACAACACTATTATACCACccctacaccaacactcacaattacaccgtcTGACGCGTCTCttaagacgataacttggttatataAAGATGTTAAATTGTTATTCCTGTTgcgcaattttttttttaagtgtAGAGCATTCAACATGATTATCTAACGTAATCTAAGCTTACCTTCTATAATAAAACATTCTACTTCATCTGCCGGTATTTGCAGCTCCTTCTCAATAACATCAAATGATATTTCAGGATTACATTCTGCAAGTTGCATAAATGATAATAATCTCATTTTCTGCATATTCTGCTCATGATTCAATCctaaaacaaatacaaaatttgcagaaaaaatcattgaatttttttgcaaatgacTGTTctgcatatttttgaaaattggataTACACTACCAATCAAAAGTTTCTACCCATCCTATAGTTTTCGTGAtgcacaataaataaaaacaatacgattgttttgatattaatattttgaagaccttagttaaaaataaaactttatttaaatttttgtttcatcgaTATAACCCCTTTTATTGTTTTGGTGCACAATTTTGACATTCTCTGTAgcaatttcgacaaataatcgtcgtctatttggttccattcgttcCATTTCAAAAATGTGAAGTGGAAGTAGGACACTACTTCCTGGTTTCTCagtccaatttgtcccacaactaAATAGAGTTGAGGTCGGGCGACTATGAAGTGCATTCTTCTTTatcaattctttcaaattctCTTTGCATAGCTTagaggaatgcttgggatcaTTGTCATAGTGGAAGATAAATCTTCTGCTGATCAAGCGCTGGCCAGAGCGTACACAAACTATCACTAAGTAgaataaggaaaattttttataagagggtttgttggagttggccctgatataggagtttctcctctgcagggctggggttgtgcTTGCTGTTCTGGCTGAAAAGGAAGAAAAGCGAATGACCATCGTccagaagaaaacgaaaatagAGCTCTGGTGTaagtatttttacaattttttcaatttaaatggGGGGTGGACGGGTACAGCTGTGGCTGCATTATTctctatcgtcggccatttagCTGGTGAACTGGTTCACCAAGTTACAGGGAAACCACAGTATACTTGCAACACGGAAGATAAATAATTCACagtaaaagaataataaacaaatcagccgacaaaatataaacatgcgctCGTATAAAGTAAAGGGACACtcttatttttggtttgtaagacattattttgacatttaattaatggattatggggtgggcaaaaacttctGACTGGTAATGTACATGAGATATTTAAATACcaatttatttcacaatatgttcaaaattgatacatttattatttaaaagtttaaaaagaaaTCTATCTGTAAATATACCTTGGGCGCTAACAAATTCTTTGTGTTCCTTATAAAATTTGAGATAAGCAGACAAGTTTTCACTAACAAAAATGTTCAGTAAATCGTGTATAAGCTCGCCTTCCAAAAATCTCACAGGTTTTAGAGATAGTAACGGGTCAAGAAGGAATGTATTTGGATCTGCTAATGCAGATACTATGCAACGTATTGCATCATCCCTTGCATGTGACGCATTTTTATCAGTGTAAGTTCCAAGTAATTCAATCATAACTAGAGCTGCTTGTTCactaaaaatataacaaatttagttgtcttcaaaaatttttatcagaataCTTACCTCTGATTAGATTTGACTAACACTTCATGCAAGAGTCTGTACAGTTTTTGTAATTGTTCATTAGATGGGGGACAGTTAGCAAATTGCTGTTTGAGatgatcaatattttgaaatacaaactTGACGGCGTCTGTTTGTTTGGCAATTTGTATGAGATGGTAATATACTGGATAACGCATTGGTGATCTATCATCTAGAGATTGGAATAGTAACCACAACCTGaaaattaagatttataagaTATGAATTATCTCACTATATAGGAATCACAGACTCAGCAACCTCATTTATAAGATTTTCTGATCATATCATGTTTCAATCATTGAATTGTTCACTTTTAAGTCAAGTTTTGTAGATGTTGAATCAATTTTTACTGTAATaaaagatttgttttaaaaagatctacaaaaaaggtctctacgagttttttgcaaaaaacttttgaaaaattatcgtCAATATAATACAGAATTATTGCGTAATTGACGTTTGTTCTCACTTTATCAGTCATTATTTGGTTTCTACATGGTGTAGAAAAATTTAAGGCATCTCATTTTAAACGTTAAAGTTTAAGCTTCAAAGTGAGATGTGGTAGACCTTTTAATTAACTGTTAATGGTTtcataaatgtattaattatttattcaacgttataactatcaataaatgacagttttccagggcaaactcagagaaaatgctattgccgtgtaaaattcaaagttaaataattatgggtacTCAGCTATTAGGGGTCTTAGTATGAAACAagtttgagtcccagaaccacaatacatgatcatcaaattattgtttgtttcatacaAATGCCTACAATAGCTCCGTGcccatacttatttaattttacaagaaacgaaagtcctcaattcgaatttttttgaatgtatccCTTTTATCGATGGggcgacaaaaaattttctattcacaTAATtcttctaattaataataataattaataacttgatcaatactttataccagcatcgaTTATTGCTTCATAATTTTCagatcaaaatattccgaaaacggtacacagtatcgagttttatcaagagtacctttttggtgtaaaattaaatgatgtttacacattcacttgaaattttgatcAATAGTTCTTGAGTTTctaaagttatgttcaatattacTTGGCTCGAagcgtgtaactagcgccctctatgagagtcagacttATCTTCAATACAaatggcgttacgaaaattttttactgagcaaatcccaaatatttttcagtttactatctatcctagagacagaattaccttttttataatatcaaca belongs to Diorhabda carinulata isolate Delta chromosome X, icDioCari1.1, whole genome shotgun sequence and includes:
- the LOC130900592 gene encoding eukaryotic translation initiation factor 3 subunit M — translated: MQVPPVFIDMSLEDQAQELRVYLKNLGAEISEEKSPKGIEDDLHKIIGVCDSCFREGQESDVEMVLNDIVSIMVLIPLERSENIILAFCEKLTKAQGQKLGLVCLRALWLLFQSLDDRSPMRYPVYYHLIQIAKQTDAVKFVFQNIDHLKQQFANCPPSNEQLQKLYRLLHEVLVKSNQSEQAALVMIELLGTYTDKNASHARDDAIRCIVSALADPNTFLLDPLLSLKPVRFLEGELIHDLLNIFVSENLSAYLKFYKEHKEFVSAQGLNHEQNMQKMRLLSFMQLAECNPEISFDVIEKELQIPADEVECFIIEVLKTKLVRARMDQSAKKVFVSSTMHRTFGRAQWQQLRDLLHSWRGNLSTVQEGMKSVAAAQLELMNQQ